Within the Bacillota bacterium genome, the region CTCGCGCGAGCCGGGTACGACCGGGGTGCGACCCGTGCCGGCCGCGGCCGGCCGCGGCCGGCACGGGTCGCACCCCGGTCGTACCCGGCTCGCGCGAGCCGCGCGGGTCAGACGAGTCACCGCAACACAGGCCGAGACAAGTCAGGCGCGTCTGGAGCGCCCCAGTCATGCGGTCTACAGGACCGCGTCTATCCTCCGCGCAAGCTCATGCTTGGGCATGAATCCCACGAACTTCTGGACGAGCTGACCTCCTTTGAACAGCCCCAGCGTGGGGATGCTCATTATGCCATAAGTGGTCGCGGATATCCTGTTTTCATCCACGTTCAGCTTCGCGACCTTCATCCTGCCCGCATAGTCCGCGGCGATATCCTCGACCACAGGCGCCATCATCCTGCACGGGCCGCACCATTCCGCCCAGAAGTCGACGAGCACAGGCTCCTCCGATTTGAGCACTTCCTGAGCAAAAGTGGCATCGCTGACCTCAATGACTCCCTTTGCCATGTCGAACCCTTCCTTTCTGTGATTTGCCGTGTGGCATCTATGATCCGGCCCTAGCGAGCACGAGTCGAGTATATCTGGAGGATCCGCTGTGTATATGGTCGCAGGGGAAACTCAAACCTATGCCTCGAATTTTGCAACCACCACCGTGGCGCAAGTCACGAGCCGCGAGCCCACGGCCAAAGGTCATGACAGCTTGCTGAAGATCTTGACGAACCTCGCAAGCGCAGCACGGCTCGCCGGGCTTGCTCCCATGTCCCGTGCCACGCAGTCCACGAGGTGGGATCCGGCTATCGCTATGCCGACTTGCGTCACCGCCGCTTTGAGCGCGG harbors:
- the trxA gene encoding thioredoxin, yielding MAKGVIEVSDATFAQEVLKSEEPVLVDFWAEWCGPCRMMAPVVEDIAADYAGRMKVAKLNVDENRISATTYGIMSIPTLGLFKGGQLVQKFVGFMPKHELARRIDAVL